A single genomic interval of Streptomyces sp. NBC_00663 harbors:
- a CDS encoding amylo-alpha-1,6-glucosidase, whose protein sequence is MTDRHHLLVRGGTFAAVGDSGDITGVRGGSTPDGLFVRDARHLSRWQLTVDGAVPEALTPVADGDTARCVLVPRGGRNEPPAYTIFREQAVGDGSLVESVRLTSNRPVPTTLRLAITADADFTDQFELRSDHRTYTKPGATRSREVLDDGVEFIYQRGEWRSCTTVTAEPAPDAVEETGTGARRLTWTLDLAPHGTAELTLRVMARPHGDKRARRVPQSPTSLTTELLALEGEFVEGVAFPTGWPELAAACARGLADLASLQVPATGPDGETLRVPAAGAPWFLTLLGRDALLTSLFALPYRPQLAAATLPALAAAQATETGTDPVTQPGKIVHEVRHGELAHFGQVPYGRYYGSVDATPLFLVLLGAYVEQTGDLALARRLEAHARAAIGWMLDHGGLTSRGYLVYRADQGGLANQNWKDSPGSICSSDGTRATGAVMAAGAQGYAYDALRRTAWLARTVWSDETYAALLEQAAADLRDRFQQDFWMRDRSFPALALDGEGRPLDALASDAGHLLWSGLLDKEYGEMVGRRLLEPDFFSGWGVRTLAAGQPAYHPLSYHRGSVWPHDNALITLGLARYGLHDEARSVAHGLVDAATAAGHRLPEVIAGYGRDTHREPVPYPHACVREARSAAAPLALLTAVGGA, encoded by the coding sequence ATGACGGACCGGCATCATCTGCTCGTACGCGGCGGGACGTTCGCGGCCGTGGGCGACAGCGGGGACATCACCGGAGTCCGGGGCGGCAGCACCCCTGACGGCTTGTTCGTACGCGACGCCCGCCACTTGAGCCGCTGGCAGCTCACCGTGGACGGCGCGGTACCCGAAGCGCTGACCCCGGTGGCCGACGGCGACACGGCCCGCTGTGTCCTGGTCCCCCGAGGCGGCCGCAACGAGCCGCCCGCGTACACGATCTTCCGCGAACAGGCGGTGGGCGACGGCTCCTTGGTCGAATCGGTCCGCCTGACCAGCAACCGCCCGGTCCCCACCACCCTGCGCCTCGCGATCACGGCGGACGCCGACTTCACCGACCAGTTCGAACTCCGCTCCGACCACCGCACCTACACCAAGCCGGGCGCCACCCGCTCCCGCGAAGTCCTCGACGACGGCGTGGAGTTCATCTACCAGCGCGGCGAATGGCGCTCCTGTACGACGGTGACGGCGGAGCCCGCCCCCGACGCGGTGGAGGAGACCGGCACCGGAGCCCGTCGCCTGACCTGGACCCTGGACCTGGCCCCGCACGGCACGGCCGAGTTGACCCTCCGGGTCATGGCCCGCCCGCACGGCGACAAACGCGCCCGCCGCGTCCCGCAGTCCCCCACCTCTCTCACCACCGAACTCCTCGCTCTGGAAGGCGAGTTCGTGGAGGGTGTGGCCTTCCCGACCGGCTGGCCCGAACTGGCCGCCGCCTGCGCCCGCGGCCTCGCCGACCTGGCCTCGCTCCAGGTCCCGGCGACGGGCCCGGACGGCGAGACCCTGCGCGTCCCGGCGGCGGGCGCCCCCTGGTTCCTGACCCTGCTGGGCCGGGACGCCCTGCTCACCTCCCTCTTCGCCCTCCCCTACCGCCCCCAGCTGGCGGCCGCCACCCTCCCCGCCCTGGCCGCGGCCCAGGCGACGGAGACCGGCACGGACCCGGTGACCCAGCCGGGCAAGATCGTGCACGAGGTACGGCACGGCGAGCTGGCCCACTTCGGCCAGGTCCCCTACGGCCGCTACTACGGCTCGGTGGACGCGACCCCGCTCTTCCTCGTCCTCCTCGGCGCATACGTCGAACAGACCGGCGACCTGGCCCTCGCCCGCCGCCTCGAAGCCCACGCCCGCGCGGCGATCGGCTGGATGCTGGACCACGGCGGCCTGACCTCCCGCGGCTACCTCGTCTACCGCGCCGACCAGGGCGGCCTCGCCAACCAGAACTGGAAGGACTCCCCCGGCTCGATCTGCTCCTCCGACGGCACGAGGGCCACGGGCGCGGTGATGGCGGCGGGCGCCCAGGGCTACGCCTACGACGCGCTGCGGCGCACGGCATGGCTGGCGCGGACGGTATGGAGCGACGAAACCTACGCCGCCCTCCTCGAACAGGCCGCCGCCGACCTCCGCGACCGCTTCCAGCAGGACTTCTGGATGCGGGACCGCTCCTTCCCCGCCCTGGCCCTGGACGGCGAGGGCCGCCCGCTCGACGCGCTGGCCTCGGACGCCGGGCATCTGCTGTGGTCGGGGCTGCTGGACAAGGAGTACGGCGAGATGGTGGGCCGGCGTCTGCTGGAACCGGACTTCTTCTCGGGGTGGGGCGTCCGAACCCTCGCGGCCGGGCAGCCGGCGTACCACCCGTTGTCGTACCACCGGGGTTCGGTGTGGCCGCACGACAACGCGCTCATCACACTGGGCCTGGCTCGCTACGGACTCCATGACGAGGCGCGTTCAGTGGCCCACGGCCTGGTGGACGCGGCGACGGCCGCCGGCCATCGACTCCCGGAGGTCATCGCCGGGTACGGCAGGGACACGCATCGGGAGCCGGTGCCTTATCCGCACGCGTGTGTGCGGGAGGCTCGTTCGGCTGCGGCTCCGTTGGCGTTGCTGACCGCGGTAGGGGGTGCGTAG
- a CDS encoding MGH1-like glycoside hydrolase domain-containing protein translates to MDRTAQLTSYGLARPFVYEPDVTTHSLHVRAARVLEANWTGTSTVPSRSLYPHQWSWDSAFIAIGLRHISPLRAQTELETLLDAQWGDGRIPHIVFNPSVPLDAYFPSPDFWRSSTAGRAAGAPRTVQTSGIVQPPVHALAAWLVHRADPGLSRSRGFLARVHPRLAAWHRYLLHRRDLGGAGLASVVHPWEQGMDNSPCWDAPLSRVTPAPARSFRRADLDHGAPEDRPTDLDYGRYVRLATDYRDGEYADGSSEFAVEDPSFNALLIASEHALARIAEELGVPGTARRTRAERLTTALIDRLWDPAEGMFFSRDVRTAALIPERGVSGLIPLLLPTLPRPIVTALVRTTASKHFGLGGATRLVPSYDLLGEAFDPHRYWRGPAWFNTNWLLERGLRTHGERGRAAALRRAVLHLADTTDFAEYVDPYTGEACGATGFGWTAALSLDLLHSATTLTGSKGGDRE, encoded by the coding sequence GTGGATCGCACCGCCCAGCTGACCTCGTACGGCCTGGCCCGTCCCTTCGTATACGAACCGGACGTCACGACACATTCTCTGCACGTCAGGGCTGCGCGGGTACTGGAGGCCAACTGGACGGGCACCTCCACCGTCCCCTCCCGCAGCCTGTACCCGCACCAGTGGTCCTGGGACTCGGCGTTCATCGCCATCGGACTGCGGCACATCTCGCCGCTACGGGCGCAGACGGAACTGGAGACGCTGCTCGACGCCCAATGGGGTGACGGGCGGATCCCGCACATCGTCTTCAACCCCTCCGTACCGCTCGACGCGTACTTCCCGAGCCCCGACTTCTGGCGCTCCTCGACCGCGGGGCGCGCTGCGGGCGCCCCGCGCACCGTACAGACGTCCGGCATCGTGCAGCCACCGGTGCACGCGCTGGCCGCCTGGCTGGTGCACCGCGCCGACCCGGGCCTGTCCCGGTCCCGCGGCTTCCTCGCCCGGGTCCATCCCCGGCTGGCGGCCTGGCACCGCTATCTCCTGCACCGCCGCGACCTGGGCGGCGCCGGCCTCGCGTCGGTGGTCCACCCGTGGGAGCAGGGCATGGACAACAGCCCTTGCTGGGATGCCCCGTTGAGCCGGGTGACGCCCGCCCCGGCCCGCTCCTTCCGCCGCGCCGACCTGGACCACGGCGCCCCGGAGGACCGCCCCACCGACCTGGACTACGGCCGTTACGTGCGCCTGGCGACGGACTACCGGGACGGTGAATACGCGGACGGCTCCAGCGAGTTCGCCGTCGAGGACCCGTCCTTCAACGCCCTCCTCATCGCCTCCGAGCACGCGCTGGCCCGGATCGCCGAGGAGTTGGGAGTACCGGGCACGGCCCGCCGCACCAGGGCCGAACGCCTCACCACCGCCCTGATCGACCGCCTGTGGGACCCGGCGGAGGGCATGTTCTTCTCCCGGGACGTCCGCACCGCGGCCCTGATCCCCGAACGCGGCGTCTCCGGTCTGATCCCCCTCCTCCTGCCCACGCTCCCCCGCCCTATCGTGACGGCCCTGGTCCGCACCACGGCCTCCAAACACTTCGGACTCGGCGGCGCCACCCGCCTGGTCCCCAGCTACGACCTGCTCGGCGAGGCCTTCGACCCGCACCGCTACTGGCGCGGCCCGGCCTGGTTCAACACCAACTGGCTGCTGGAGCGGGGCCTGCGCACCCACGGCGAACGGGGCCGGGCCGCCGCCCTGCGCAGAGCGGTCCTGCACCTCGCCGACACCACGGACTTCGCGGAGTACGTCGACCCGTACACCGGCGAGGCCTGCGGGGCGACCGGCTTCGGCTGGACGGCCGCGCTCTCGCTCGACCTGCTCCACAGCGCCACCACACTCACGGGATCCAAGGGAGGGGACCGGGAATGA
- a CDS encoding ROK family protein yields MSGRAQASAGELLELVRSGRATTRGALQQVTGLSRATVGQRLDRLFRAGWLREGAGGPVDSPLGGRPSITLEFDDSHAVVLAADLDTRHARAAVLSLTGELLAEHSGTLAIEDGPDMVLGELGRWFAELLEKAGHRADEVCGIGLAVPGPVDSETGRVVQPPIMPGWDGYDIRERLARAFAEHTGAGRVPVLVDNDANLMAYGEQRTGYGECSAFVLVKVSTGIGAGVVVGGSIYRGIDGGAGDLGHIRVGADALCRCGSYGCLAAVASGGAVARRLAESGVPAASGSDVRDLLTAGHPAAAAFAREAGRQVGDVLATVVTLLNPGVLMIAGDLAGTPFLTGVRELLYQRALPRSTAHLDVVTSRLGERAGLVGAGALVVEHLYAPGRVEERLLALGV; encoded by the coding sequence ATGAGTGGTCGTGCTCAAGCGAGCGCCGGCGAACTGCTCGAACTGGTGCGAAGCGGACGAGCGACGACTCGTGGTGCCCTCCAGCAGGTGACCGGACTGTCCCGGGCCACCGTCGGCCAGCGCCTCGACCGGCTGTTCCGGGCCGGCTGGCTGCGCGAAGGGGCCGGCGGTCCGGTCGACTCCCCGCTCGGTGGACGGCCCTCCATCACCCTGGAGTTCGACGACTCCCATGCCGTCGTCCTCGCCGCCGACCTGGACACCCGGCACGCCCGCGCCGCCGTCCTCTCCCTGACCGGCGAACTCCTCGCCGAGCACAGCGGCACCCTGGCCATCGAGGATGGCCCCGACATGGTGCTGGGCGAGCTGGGCCGCTGGTTCGCCGAGCTGCTGGAGAAGGCGGGGCACCGGGCCGACGAGGTGTGCGGCATCGGGCTCGCCGTGCCGGGGCCGGTCGACAGCGAGACCGGCCGGGTCGTCCAGCCGCCGATCATGCCGGGCTGGGACGGCTACGACATAAGAGAGCGCCTGGCGAGAGCCTTCGCCGAGCACACGGGCGCCGGGCGGGTCCCGGTCCTCGTCGACAACGACGCCAACCTCATGGCGTACGGCGAGCAGCGCACGGGGTACGGGGAGTGTTCCGCCTTTGTGCTGGTCAAGGTGTCCACCGGGATCGGCGCGGGCGTGGTGGTCGGCGGCTCGATCTACCGGGGCATCGACGGAGGTGCGGGGGACCTCGGGCACATCCGGGTGGGCGCCGACGCGCTGTGCCGGTGCGGGTCCTACGGCTGTCTCGCCGCCGTCGCCAGTGGCGGTGCCGTGGCGCGGCGGCTGGCGGAGAGCGGGGTGCCCGCCGCTTCCGGCTCGGATGTGCGGGACCTGCTGACCGCCGGGCATCCGGCGGCCGCCGCGTTCGCCCGGGAGGCCGGGCGGCAGGTGGGGGACGTGCTGGCGACCGTCGTGACGCTGCTGAACCCCGGGGTGCTGATGATCGCCGGGGATCTGGCCGGAACTCCCTTCCTCACCGGGGTGCGTGAGCTGCTGTACCAGCGGGCGCTGCCGCGCTCCACCGCTCATCTGGACGTCGTCACCTCACGGCTCGGGGAGCGGGCCGGGCTGGTGGGGGCGGGTGCCCTGGTCGTGGAGCATCTGTATGCGCCCGGGCGGGTGGAGGAACGCCTGCTGGCGCTCGGTGTGTGA
- the ppdK gene encoding pyruvate, phosphate dikinase yields MKFVYDFTEGNKDLKDLLGGKGANLAEMTNLGLPVPPGFTITTEACKVYLESGAEPVALRDEVSAHLDALEKRMGKKLGQADDPLLVSVRSGAKFSMPGMMDTVLNIGLSDKSVKGLAEQAGDERFAWDSYRRLIQMFGKTVLGVDGELFEEALEAAKAAKKVVVDTDLEAADLKKLVTKFKKIVKTEAGRDFPQDPREQMDLAIHAVFDSWNTDRAKLYRRQERIPGDLGTAVNVCSMVFGNLGPDSGTGVAFTRDPASGHQGVYGDYLQNAQGEDVVAGIRNTVPLAELEQIDKKSYDQLMQIMETLENHYKDLCDIEFTIERGQLWMLQTRVGKRTAGAAFRIATQLVDQGLIDEAEALQRVTGAQLAQLMFPKFDEEAKVEQIGRGIAASPGAAVGKAVFDSYTAVKWSRSGEKVILVRRETNPDDLDGMIAAEGILTSRGGKTSHAAVVARGMGKTCVCGAEELEVDTKRRRMTVPGGHVVEEGDLISIDGSSGKVYLGEVPVVPSPVVEYFEGRMHAGAQDADELVEAVHRIMAFADRKRRLRVRANADNAEDALRARRFGAQGIGLCRTEHMFLGDRRELVERLILADTEAEREESLKELLPLQKQDFVELFSAMDGLPVTIRLLDPPLHEFLPDITELSVRVALAESRQEPHENELRLLQAVHRLHEQNPMLGLRGVRLGLVIPGLFTMQVRAIAEAAAERKNAKADPRAEIMIPLVGTVQELEIVREEADQVIAEVEAATGTKLKLAIGTMIELPRAALTAGQIAEAAEFFSFGTNDLTQTVWGFSRDDVEASFFTAYLEKGIFGVSPFETIDRDGVGSLVKLAAEAGRKTRPDLKLGVCGEHGGDPESVHFFHEVGLDYVSCSPFRIPVARLEAGRAASESAGSDHR; encoded by the coding sequence GTGAAGTTCGTTTACGACTTCACCGAGGGAAACAAGGACCTCAAGGACCTCCTGGGTGGCAAGGGCGCCAACCTCGCCGAGATGACCAACCTGGGGCTCCCCGTTCCCCCCGGCTTCACCATCACGACCGAAGCCTGCAAGGTCTACCTGGAGAGCGGCGCGGAGCCGGTGGCACTGCGTGACGAGGTGAGCGCCCACCTCGACGCCCTGGAGAAGCGGATGGGCAAGAAGCTCGGCCAGGCCGACGACCCGCTCCTCGTCTCGGTCCGCTCCGGCGCCAAGTTCTCCATGCCCGGCATGATGGACACGGTCCTGAACATCGGCCTCTCCGACAAGTCGGTGAAGGGCCTCGCCGAGCAGGCGGGCGACGAGCGGTTCGCCTGGGACTCGTACCGCCGTCTCATCCAGATGTTCGGCAAGACGGTCCTCGGCGTCGACGGCGAGCTCTTCGAGGAGGCCCTTGAGGCGGCCAAGGCGGCCAAGAAGGTCGTGGTCGACACCGACCTGGAGGCGGCCGACCTCAAGAAGCTCGTCACCAAGTTCAAGAAGATCGTCAAGACCGAGGCCGGCCGGGACTTCCCGCAGGACCCGCGCGAGCAGATGGACCTCGCCATCCACGCGGTCTTCGACTCCTGGAACACCGACCGAGCCAAGCTCTACCGCCGCCAGGAGCGCATCCCCGGCGACCTGGGCACGGCCGTCAACGTCTGTTCCATGGTCTTCGGCAACCTCGGCCCCGACTCCGGCACCGGCGTCGCCTTCACCCGCGACCCGGCCAGCGGCCACCAGGGCGTCTACGGCGACTACCTCCAGAACGCCCAGGGCGAGGACGTCGTCGCCGGCATCCGCAACACCGTGCCGCTCGCGGAGCTGGAGCAGATCGACAAGAAGTCGTACGACCAGCTGATGCAGATCATGGAGACGCTGGAGAACCACTACAAGGACCTCTGCGACATCGAGTTCACCATCGAGCGCGGTCAGCTGTGGATGCTCCAGACCCGCGTCGGCAAGCGGACGGCCGGTGCCGCCTTCCGTATCGCCACCCAGCTGGTGGACCAGGGGCTCATCGACGAGGCCGAGGCGCTCCAGCGCGTCACCGGCGCCCAGCTGGCCCAGCTGATGTTCCCCAAGTTCGACGAAGAGGCGAAGGTCGAGCAGATCGGCCGGGGCATCGCGGCCTCGCCGGGCGCCGCGGTCGGCAAGGCGGTCTTCGACTCGTACACCGCGGTGAAGTGGTCGCGCTCCGGCGAGAAGGTCATCCTCGTCCGCCGCGAGACCAACCCCGACGACCTCGACGGCATGATCGCGGCCGAGGGCATCCTGACCAGCCGTGGCGGCAAGACCTCCCACGCGGCCGTCGTCGCGCGCGGCATGGGCAAGACCTGTGTCTGCGGTGCCGAGGAGCTGGAGGTCGACACCAAGCGGCGGCGGATGACGGTGCCGGGCGGACATGTGGTGGAGGAGGGCGACCTCATCTCCATCGACGGGTCCAGCGGCAAGGTGTACCTCGGTGAGGTCCCGGTCGTCCCGTCCCCGGTCGTGGAGTACTTCGAGGGCCGGATGCACGCCGGTGCCCAGGACGCCGACGAGCTGGTCGAGGCCGTGCACCGGATCATGGCGTTCGCCGACCGCAAGCGCCGGCTGCGGGTGCGGGCCAACGCGGACAACGCCGAGGACGCGCTGCGCGCCCGTCGCTTCGGCGCCCAGGGCATCGGCCTGTGCCGTACCGAGCACATGTTCCTCGGCGACCGGCGTGAGCTGGTCGAGCGGCTGATCCTGGCCGACACCGAGGCCGAGCGCGAGGAGAGCCTGAAGGAGCTGCTGCCGCTCCAGAAGCAGGACTTCGTCGAGCTGTTCTCGGCGATGGACGGCCTCCCGGTGACGATCCGTCTCCTGGACCCGCCGCTGCACGAGTTCCTCCCCGACATCACCGAGCTGTCGGTCCGGGTGGCGCTGGCGGAGTCCCGTCAGGAGCCGCACGAGAACGAGCTGCGGCTGCTCCAGGCCGTCCACCGGCTGCACGAGCAGAACCCGATGCTGGGTCTGCGCGGCGTACGCCTCGGTCTGGTCATCCCCGGTCTGTTCACCATGCAGGTACGGGCCATCGCCGAGGCCGCCGCCGAGCGCAAGAACGCCAAGGCCGACCCGCGCGCCGAGATCATGATCCCGCTCGTCGGCACGGTCCAGGAGCTGGAGATCGTCCGCGAGGAGGCCGACCAGGTCATCGCGGAGGTCGAGGCGGCGACGGGCACCAAGCTCAAGCTGGCGATCGGCACGATGATCGAGCTCCCGCGCGCCGCGCTGACCGCCGGTCAGATCGCGGAGGCGGCGGAGTTCTTCTCCTTCGGCACGAACGACCTCACCCAGACGGTGTGGGGCTTCAGCCGGGACGACGTGGAGGCCTCGTTCTTCACGGCCTACCTGGAGAAGGGCATCTTCGGGGTGTCGCCGTTCGAGACGATCGACAGGGACGGCGTCGGCTCCCTGGTGAAGCTGGCCGCCGAGGCGGGCCGCAAGACCCGCCCCGACCTCAAGCTCGGCGTCTGCGGCGAGCACGGCGGCGACCCGGAGTCGGTCCACTTCTTCCACGAGGTCGGCCTGGACTACGTCTCCTGCTCCCCGTTCCGCATCCCGGTCGCCCGTCTTGAGGCGGGCCGCGCGGCCTCGGAGTCGGCGGGCAGCGACCACCGCTGA
- a CDS encoding excalibur calcium-binding domain-containing protein — protein MKLLRKPGAIVVAALALAVLPAAASAHDGDHPFDNCTEAYAAGYANIAKGDEHYGTHLDRDGDGVGCDRPPAGFIPAGDDKAAGTDTQVKTGEKQAASDDLAETGGGDTTPYLAAGSVVALLAGSGVLLLTRRRRAPAGRP, from the coding sequence GTGAAGCTGCTCCGTAAGCCCGGCGCCATCGTCGTCGCCGCGCTGGCCCTGGCCGTACTCCCGGCGGCCGCCTCGGCCCACGACGGCGACCACCCGTTCGACAACTGCACCGAGGCCTACGCCGCCGGATACGCGAACATCGCAAAGGGCGACGAGCATTACGGCACCCATCTGGACCGCGACGGCGACGGCGTCGGCTGCGACCGGCCGCCCGCGGGCTTCATCCCGGCCGGCGACGACAAGGCGGCCGGGACGGACACACAGGTCAAGACCGGAGAGAAGCAGGCCGCCTCCGACGACCTCGCCGAGACCGGCGGCGGCGACACCACCCCGTATCTCGCGGCCGGGAGTGTGGTCGCCCTGCTCGCCGGCAGCGGAGTCCTCCTGCTGACCCGCAGGCGCCGCGCACCGGCGGGACGCCCGTAA
- a CDS encoding excalibur calcium-binding domain-containing protein — MTNPYTAPSASGPAPKWARKRYVLPALALALFIGAGIGAGGEDTKNDAKPAATQPRPTATVTATATATATETAEPEPAATVTATETVKVTRTVTAQAEADTDSGSGSDSDSVYYANCAEARAAGAAPIHRGEPGYASHLDRDNDGVGCDS, encoded by the coding sequence ATGACCAACCCGTACACCGCACCGTCCGCTTCCGGCCCCGCACCCAAGTGGGCCCGGAAGCGGTACGTACTGCCCGCCCTCGCGCTCGCCCTCTTCATTGGCGCCGGTATAGGCGCGGGCGGCGAGGACACCAAGAACGACGCGAAGCCCGCCGCGACCCAGCCGCGGCCGACAGCCACCGTGACAGCCACGGCCACAGCCACGGCGACCGAGACCGCCGAGCCGGAACCCGCGGCGACCGTGACCGCCACGGAGACCGTCAAGGTCACCAGAACGGTCACGGCGCAGGCCGAGGCGGACACCGACTCCGGCTCCGGTTCCGACTCCGACAGCGTCTACTACGCCAACTGCGCCGAAGCCCGTGCCGCCGGCGCCGCCCCCATCCACCGGGGCGAGCCCGGCTACGCCTCTCACCTGGACCGGGACAACGACGGCGTCGGCTGCGACAGTTGA
- a CDS encoding alkaline phosphatase PhoX — protein MERRTFLRATVVGGASAAFGGSLWHGAAYAAPAQPGTGPYGALGSPDANGIRLPSGFTSRVVARSGQTVSGTSYSWHSAPDGGACYTDGTGWIYVSNSEVNPSGGASAVRFSSSGAITGAYRILSGTRQNCAGGRTPWNTWLSCEEVDRGFVYETDPWGVNAAVQRPAMGRFKHEAAAADPVRKVIYLTEDETNGRFYRFVPTTWGNLSSGTLQVLVAGTAASGSYTWTTIPDPDGSPTTTRTQVSGSKSFNGGEGCYYADDKVWFTTKGDNRVWQLNLTSSTYELAYDDSLVTSGTAPLTGVDNVTGSSSGDLYVAEDGGNMEICLITPDDVVAPFLRIDGQSSSEITGPAFSPDGTRLYFSSQRGTTGSSSGGITYEVTGPFRS, from the coding sequence GTGGAACGTCGTACCTTCCTCCGTGCGACCGTCGTCGGCGGGGCCTCCGCCGCCTTCGGCGGCTCCCTGTGGCACGGTGCCGCATACGCCGCCCCCGCCCAGCCGGGCACCGGCCCGTACGGGGCACTGGGCTCGCCGGACGCCAACGGGATCCGGCTGCCGAGCGGCTTCACGAGCCGGGTCGTCGCCCGCTCGGGACAGACGGTGAGCGGGACGTCGTACAGCTGGCACAGCGCCCCGGACGGCGGCGCCTGCTACACGGACGGCACCGGCTGGATCTATGTCTCCAACTCGGAGGTCAACCCGAGCGGTGGCGCGAGCGCGGTGAGGTTCTCGTCGTCCGGCGCGATCACGGGCGCGTACCGCATCCTCTCCGGCACCCGGCAGAACTGCGCGGGCGGCAGGACGCCGTGGAACACCTGGCTGTCCTGCGAGGAGGTGGACCGCGGCTTCGTCTACGAGACCGACCCGTGGGGTGTGAACGCGGCGGTGCAGCGGCCGGCGATGGGCCGTTTCAAGCACGAGGCGGCGGCCGCGGACCCGGTACGCAAGGTGATCTATCTGACCGAGGACGAGACCAACGGCCGCTTCTACCGCTTCGTGCCCACGACCTGGGGCAACCTGTCGTCCGGCACGCTCCAGGTGCTGGTGGCGGGCACCGCCGCCTCCGGTTCCTACACCTGGACGACGATCCCCGACCCCGACGGCTCCCCCACGACCACCCGCACCCAGGTCTCGGGCTCCAAGTCCTTCAACGGCGGCGAGGGCTGCTACTACGCCGACGACAAGGTCTGGTTCACCACCAAGGGCGACAACCGCGTCTGGCAGCTCAACCTCACCTCCAGCACCTACGAGTTGGCCTACGACGACTCCCTGGTCACCTCCGGCACGGCCCCGCTCACCGGCGTCGACAACGTCACCGGATCCTCCTCCGGTGACCTCTATGTCGCCGAGGACGGCGGCAACATGGAGATCTGCCTGATCACCCCGGACGACGTGGTCGCCCCGTTCCTGCGCATCGACGGCCAGTCGTCCTCGGAGATCACGGGCCCGGCCTTCTCCCCCGACGGGACCCGCCTGTACTTCTCCAGCCAGCGGGGGACGACGGGGAGTTCGTCGGGCGGGATCACGTACGAAGTGACGGGCCCATTCCGGTCCTAG
- a CDS encoding oxidoreductase, giving the protein MSGWSEKDIPDQSGRTAVVTGANSGLGYVTARELARRGARVVLACRSEARGTEAGDRLVTEVPGAKVEFARLDLGDLASVRDFAHTFPQDRLDLLVNNAGVMALPYGTTADGFETQFGVNHLGHFALTGLLLPRLLDTPAARVVTVSSGAHALANIDLRDLNSERRYRRWVAYARSKTANLLFTHELARGLAGHGADVVAAAAHPGYAATNLQETGPRMAGRRVVERLMAVGNRFFAQSAEGGALPILYAATAPDVPPDSFTGPSRTGRRGSPRPFWRAPWTSNDRAGELLWAASEDLTGVAYEVLKV; this is encoded by the coding sequence ATGTCCGGCTGGAGCGAGAAGGACATCCCCGACCAGAGCGGGCGCACGGCCGTGGTCACCGGCGCCAACAGCGGCCTCGGCTACGTCACCGCACGGGAGTTGGCCCGCCGGGGCGCCCGGGTGGTGCTCGCCTGCCGAAGCGAGGCACGCGGTACCGAGGCCGGGGACCGGCTCGTCACCGAAGTGCCGGGCGCCAAGGTGGAGTTCGCCCGCCTCGACCTCGGCGACCTCGCCTCCGTACGGGACTTCGCGCACACCTTCCCGCAGGACCGCCTCGATCTGCTCGTCAACAACGCGGGCGTGATGGCGCTGCCGTACGGCACCACGGCGGACGGGTTCGAGACGCAGTTCGGCGTCAACCACCTCGGGCACTTCGCGCTCACCGGACTGCTGCTGCCGAGGCTCCTCGACACCCCCGCCGCACGGGTGGTGACGGTCTCCAGCGGGGCGCACGCGCTGGCCAACATCGACCTCCGCGACCTCAACAGCGAGCGCCGCTACCGGCGTTGGGTCGCCTACGCCCGCTCCAAGACCGCCAACCTGCTCTTCACCCATGAGCTGGCGCGCGGACTCGCCGGGCACGGGGCCGATGTGGTGGCCGCCGCAGCTCATCCCGGATACGCCGCCACCAACCTCCAGGAGACCGGGCCACGGATGGCCGGGCGGCGGGTCGTCGAGCGGCTCATGGCGGTCGGCAACAGGTTCTTCGCCCAGTCCGCGGAGGGCGGCGCGCTCCCCATTCTGTACGCGGCCACCGCCCCCGACGTCCCGCCCGACTCCTTCACCGGCCCCTCCCGCACGGGCCGGCGCGGCTCACCCCGGCCGTTCTGGCGGGCGCCCTGGACGAGCAACGACCGGGCGGGCGAGCTGCTGTGGGCCGCCTCCGAGGACCTCACCGGGGTGGCGTACGAGGTGTTGAAGGTCT